A genomic stretch from Asterias rubens chromosome 19, eAstRub1.3, whole genome shotgun sequence includes:
- the LOC117303367 gene encoding N(G),N(G)-dimethylarginine dimethylaminohydrolase 1-like, with protein MSSSKCTKFRTEPFEYNAALVCRDVPASLAAHALRREWSEVDLQVTRDEQAGYLAALRKVDVEFAVVEPNEEFPDCVFVEDCAVVVEGRALITRPCAASRRKEVWSAKGGAATQLRPSASVGDVRLFCRWTTRQFGDWTDKLSYH; from the exons ATGTCATCGTCAAAGTGTACCAAGTTTCGCACCGAGCCTTTCGAGTACAACGCAGCACTGGTCTGCCGTGATGTACCGGCGAGTCTAGCGGCACACGCTCTGAGACGGGAATGGAGTGAAGTGGATCTACAGGTCACCCGGGACGAACAGGCAgg GTACCTCGCTGCCCTGCGTAAAGTTGATGTAGAGTTCGCAGTGGTTGAACCCAACGAGGAATTTCCTGACTGCGTGTTTGTTGAGGACTGCGCGGTGGTTGTTGAGGGTAGGGCCCTGATCACTAGACCGTGCGCTGCATCCCGTCGCAAAGAG GTATGGAGTGCCAAAGGAGGTGCAGCGACGCAACTAAGGCCTTCTGCAAGTGTAGGGGATGTCAGACTCTTCTGTCGTTGGACAACGCGACAGTTCGGAGATTGGACAGACAAGTTGTCATATCACTGA